From Salvelinus sp. IW2-2015 linkage group LG2, ASM291031v2, whole genome shotgun sequence, one genomic window encodes:
- the ildr1b gene encoding immunoglobulin-like domain-containing receptor 1b, giving the protein MNCLSRLTKGWSSFRSFRVGMVKNKMGNIILLALLLGILPTEVFSIQVIVPQTERSTALFASVIIRCDYSTSANAQEVLVTWRYKSFCKDPVLEFYSTAYQAALQLGQDPANDCPDRQRTIRTVIQKKGTNEATLGSEYRERKISIQNKADLVMNEVMWWDNGVYFCSIDAPGDTTGDSDREVKLIVYHWLTVLFIIIGALLLIMLFCICCCQCCPQKCCCYIRCPCCPQTCCCPEKVVMQHRMIREAQKAMVPWMHGQPIYAPISNHSSQGNPAMYSGSFSDGYPTKPNFAMAPMGPLPLQQQPPPIPQHHMPQHQYGIHHGNGSVHGGSAHGTNQMLDFLESQMRGVHSQIPPPPHQHLSPQAHQYQPQGGPQGVPFTAGPPSMLSALDEMGMRGVERRVITLPPIVQRVPSFSSRRGTGGGGVTSGAPRISSQSSGSTNRTGGGGGGRYSDNRRDKHYSTPSRQGILRSYSDESDWDDRRGGPKREGQGSAGRRTGGSGSAPRSRSRDDMMEELRRSALARQDRSHSPPARRQRSWSSDEEDSRRGGKRGGKGKLWPEKPPSYSSIEIQQGNRRNYDRYSDKSSRSGTSVVI; this is encoded by the exons ATGAATTGTTTGTCTCGATTGACTAAAGGTTGGTCGTCTTTTAGAAGCTTCCGCGTTGGAATGGTGAAGAAcaagatgggaaatattatctTGCTTGCGCTTCTGCTTGGTATCCTGCCAACAG aggtgttttctatccaggtGATTGTTCCTCAGACAGAGAGGAGTACGGCTCTCTTTGCCTCGGTCATCATACGCTGTGACTACTCCACCTCCGCCAATGCACAGGAAGTCCTGGTCACCTGGCGCTACAAGTCCTTCTGCAAGGACCCCGTGCTGGAATTCTACTCCACAG CCTATCAGGCTGCTCTGCAGCTGGGCCAGGACCCAGCCAATGACTGTCCAGACCGCCAGCGCACCATTCGCACAGTCATCCAGAAGAAGGGAACCAATGAGGCCACCCTGGGCTCTGAGTATCGGGAGCGCAAGATATCCATCCAAAACA AGGCCGACCTGGTTATGAATGAGGTGATGTGGTGGGATAATGGTGTGTACTTCTGCTCCATTGACGCACCGGGAGACACTACAGGAGACTCAGACCGCGAGGTCAAACTCATTGTTTACC ATTGGTTGACGGTGCTGTTCATCATCATCGGGGCTCTGCTGCTCATCATGCTGTTCTGTATCTGCTGTTGTCAGTGCTGCCCCCAGAAGTGTTGCTGCTACATTCGCTGTCCCTGCTGCCCACAGACCTGCTGCTGCCCTGAGaaag tggtgatgcagcacAGGATGATACGAGAGGCCCAGAAGGCCATGGTCCCCTGGATGCACGGCCAGCCTATCTACGCCCCCATCAGCAACCACTCCTCCCAGGGCAACCCAGCGATGTACTCAG GCTCGTTCTCCGATGGGTACCCTACCAAGCCCAACTTTGCCATGGCCCCGATGGGCCCCTTGCCCCTCCAGCAGCAGCCTCCCCCTATCCCCCAACACCACATGCCCCAACACCAATACGGTATCCACCACGGTAACGGCAGCGTGCACGGCGGTAGCGCGCACGGCACCAACCAGATGCTGGACTTCCTGGAGAGCCAGATGAGGGGGGTTCACAGCCAGATACCCCCTCCCCCTCATCAGCACTTGTCCCCCCAGGCCCACCAGTACCAGCCCCAGGGAGGCCCCCAGGGGGTCCCCTTCACGGCCGGCCCCCCCAGCATGCTGTCTGCCCTGGATGAGATGGGGatgaggggggtggagaggagagtgatCACCTTGCCCCCTATCGTCCAGCGGGTTCCTAGTTTCTCCTCTCGCAGGGGGACTGGAGGGGGAGGAGTGACCAGTGGCGCACCCAGAATATCCAGCCAATCCAGCGGCAGCACCAACCGCACTGGGGGTGGCGGCGGTGGGCGTTACAGTGACAACCGGCGTGACAAACACTACTCCACCCCTTCGCGACAAGGCATCCTGCGTAGCTACAGCGATGAGTCAGACTGGGACGACCGGAGGGGAGGGCCGAAGAGGGAGGGGCAAGGCTCGGCCGGGAGGAGGACGGGGGGGTCTGGGTCGGCGCCACGGTCCCGTAGTCGTGACGACATGATGGAGGAGCTGCGTCGGTCAGCCCTTGCCAGGCAAGACAGGAGCCACTCACCTCCTGCCCGTCGACAACGGTCCTGGAGCTCGGATGAGGAAGACAGCAGGaggggagggaaaaggggaggcaAGGGGAAGCTGTGGCCAGAGAAACCCCCCAGCTACTCCTCCATCGAGATCCAGCAAGGCAACAGGAGGAACTACGACCGCTACTCA gATAAGAGCTCTCGTAGTGGTACCAGTGTGGTGATCTga